GCCCGGCTTCGCGGCACGCCAGCCGTTCGCGATGCTCACCATCTCCATCGTGCTGCTCGTCCAGCACACCACCGGCTCGTACGGGGCGGCGGGCGCCGCCGCGGCGGTCACCGGCGTCTCCATGGCGCTGTGCGCGCCCTACAGCGGCCGTCTCGCCGACCGCTACGGGCAGCGCGCGGTGCTGATCCCGGGCGTTCTCGTGCACACCCTGTCGGGCCTCACCCTGACCGCGCTCGCGCTGTCCCACGCTCCCCTGTGGGCGCTGTTCGCGGCCGCCGCGCCCACGGGCGCCTCGGTCCCGCAGATCGGGCCCATGGTGCGCGCCCGCTGGGGTGTGACGCTGAAGGACTCGCCTCTGCTGACCACCGCGGCCGCCTTCGAGTCCGTCACCGACGAGCTCACCTTCGTCTTCGGCCCCCTGCTGGCGACCGCCCTGTGCACTGCCGTGAACCCGGCCGCCGGCCTGGTGACGGAGGCCGCGCTCACCCTGGTGGGCGGTCTGCTGTTCGCCGCGCAGAAGAGCACCCAGCCCCAGGTCCACCTCGCCGGGCACGCGCGCGTGGAGCACGCCTCGGCATTGAGCGTCCCCGGCGTGCGCGTGCTGATCGTGACCTTCCTGGGCATCGGTTCCGTCTTCGGCGGCATGCAGGTGTCGCTGGCCGCGTTCACCGAGTCGATCGGCGAGCCCGGCCTGAACGGCGTCCTGTACGGCACATTCGCCGCCGGCAACATGCTCTCCGGCCTGGTCTGCGGCGCCGTCGCCTGGAAGGCCGCCCCGCAGCAGCGCCTGGTCGTCGGGTACGCCGCACTGGCGCTGACCGCCTCCGGCCTGTGGGCCGCGCACTCGGTGCTCGTGCTGGCCGGCCTCGGCCTCCTGGTCGGCATGTGCATCGCGCCCGCCCTGATCACCGGCTACACACTGGTCGAGGGGCTGGTCCCGGCCGGGGCGCGCACCGAGGCGTTCACCTGGCTGACCGGCGCGGTGGCGCTAGGGCAGGCGGTGGCCGTGACGGTAGCCGGGCAGCTGGAGGACCGCTTCTGGGGCGGCGCCGGGTTCCTGGTGCCGATGGGCGGCACCCTGTTGGCCCTGGGCACCCTGTTGGCGCTGCGTTCACAGCTCGCGGCGCGCCCCCGCGGCCGTACTGTCGCACGTGGCGTCGGTCACCGCGTGCCGGTGACAGTGGACTGATCCCGGGGAATGCGTCAGTATGGACCGTCGTTAGCACTCATTGAGTGAGAGTGCCAGGAGGAAGACAAGTGCCGACCTACCAGTACCAGTGCACCGAGTGCGGCGAGGGCCTCGAGGCGGTGCAGAAGTTCACCGACGACGCCCTGACCGAGTGCCCCAACTGCGGTGGCCGCCTCAAGAAGGTGTTCTCCGCGGTCGGCATCGTCTTCAAGGGCTCCGGTTTCTACCGCAACGACAGCCGCGGCTCCTCGTCGAGCAGCTCGCCGGCCACGTCGAAGTCGTCCTCGGAGTCGAAGTCCTCGGACTCGAAGCCCTCCACCTCGTCGACGTCGTCCTCGGACTCGAAGTCGAAGTCGTCGAGCACGGGCTCCTCGTCCAGCAGCAGCTCCGCCGCGTAACCCTTATTGCTTAAGGGACCCCTCTGTCGTACGGCGGAGGGGTCTTCGGCGTGTCCGGCTCTTTCCTGCCTCTCCGGGGACGGTCCCGCGTGTTTTCGGTGCCAGCTACTGTGCGGGGCATGGCGAACGCAGAGATCGGCGTAATCGGCGGCTCGGGCTTCTACTCGTTCCTCGACAACGTGACCGAGATCCAGGTGGACACCCCGTACGGGTCGCCCAGCGACTCCCTCTTCCTCGGCGAGATCGCCGGCCGACGGGTGGCCTTCCTGCCCCGGCACGGACGTGGACACCATCTGCCGCCCCACCGGATCAACTACCGGGCCAACCTGTGGGCCCTGCGCTCGGTCGGAGTGCGCCAGGTCCTGGGCCCGTGCGCCGTGGGAGGCCTGCGCCCCGAGTACGGGCCGGGCACGCTGCTGGTGCCGGACCAGCTGGTCGACCGTACGAAGTCGCGGGTGGGGACGTACTTCGACGGGCTGCCCCTGCCCGACGGCACGGTGCCCAACGTGGTGCACGTGTCCCTGGCCGACCCCTACTGCCCCACCGGGCGCGCGGCGGCTCTGAAGGCGGCGCGCGGCCGGGAGTGGGAGCCGGTGGACGGCGGGACGCTGGTCGTGATCGAGGGGCCGCGGTTCTCCACCCGTGCCGAATCGTTGTGGCATCAGGCGCAGGGCTGGTCGGTGGTGGGCATGACGGGCCATCCGGAGGCGGCGCTCGCCCGTGAACTCGAGCTCTGCTACACGTCGTTGACCCTGGTCACCGACCTCGACGCGGGCGCGGAGTCCGGGGAGGGCGTGTCGCACGAGGAGGTGCTGCGGGTGTTCGCGTCCAACGTGGACCGGCTGCGGGACGTGCTGTTCGACGCGGTGGCCGCGCTGCCCTCGACCGGAGAGCGGGACTGCCTGTGCACGAACGCGCTGGGCGGGCTGAACCCGGGGTTCGAGCTGCCGTAGCGCGGCGCGACGGGGCGTCGGCGAGGCGTCGGCGAGGCGTCGGCTAGGCATGGGCAGTGCCTCGGCGGGGTGGAACTCATCGTTCGGGTGAGCGAGTTGTCCACAGCCGCGGGTCTGTCCACCAGCTCCGGCGGGCGGCGGCGGAAAGGCTCATCGTGGATCATCGCGGCTTCGCAGGCCGGTCCCTCGTCGCAGGTGGTGATCCCGTTGTCCCTTCGTCCTCCCTCCGCTCTCCCCGTCCCTCCGCGGTGCGAGGTGCCGCAGTTCGCCCCCGTGCGGGTCCGAGGCGGGTGGTACGGGCTGCACCGGCTGGTACGCAACCGTCGGCGGGCCCTCGCGCTGGGCCTCGCTGTCACCGCCGCCGCGCTCGTGGCGGGGGGACCGGGGAACAGCGGTCCCGCGCGCGGGCATCCGGACAGCGGCGCGCACACCTGCGCACAGCATGCGGCGAACGCCCCCGCCCCCGGGCGCCCCGCCGCCCGGACGGTGGCGGCCCCGGTACGGATCGCGGACGCGGAGACCGTACGACTCCTACGGCCCGGCGACCGGGTCGACGTCATCGCCGCCGAGCAGCCGGCGGTGGGGGACGGAGAAGCCCGTGTCGTGGCGCACGGGGCTCGCGTGTCGAAGGTGCCGGAGCCGCTGTCGGCAGTCGGTGGGGGTGACGGCGGCGCGCTGGTCGTGCTGTCGGTGCCCCCGTCCACCGCGGCCCGTCTGGCGGGCGCGAGCGCAACGGCCCGGCTGACGGTGACCCTGTGGTGAATCTCATCGTCCGCGTGCTGCGCGGATTGCTGTCAAGCCCCTCGTTCGAGCTACGGAATTGGACACGCTGGCCTCATCTTGACGTAGGTTGCGGAGCTGTTCGTTCCACAACCCGTAAAAATGAGGAGTGTCCCCGAGGTGAGCGAGAAGAAGAAGGATCCGAGCCTCTGGCAGGGCTTCAAGGCCTTCCTGATGCGCGGGAACGTCGTCGATCTGGCAGTCGCGGTGGTGATCGGCGCGGCCTTCACGAACATCGTCAACTCGGTGGTGAAGGGACTGATCAACCCGCTGGTCGGGGCGTTCGGCACCAAGAACCTCGACAACTACAGCTCGTGTCTGAAGGACCCGTGCAAGGTCGCGGCGGACGGCACGGTGACGAGCGGCGTGCCGATTCTGTGGGGCTCCGTCCTCAGCGCCACCCTCACCTTCGTGATCACCGCGGCGGTCGTCTACTTCCTGATGGTGCTGCCCATGTCGAAGTACCTGGCGAAGCAGGAGGCACGCAGGAAGGCGAAGGAGGGCACGCAGGAGGTCATCGAGGTGACCGAGCTGGAGGTCCTGAAGGAGATCCGCGACGCGCTGATCGCCCAGCGCGGCTCCGGGCACGACGGGCGCTAGCGGGACTGCCCGGTGCCCGGCGCGCGGCGAAGGCGCTGCTCGGAGCGGCCCTGCGGGCGGTGCTGCGCGGGGCCCGCGGGGTTCGGCTGGGTGGGGCCCGCGGGGTTCAGAGGTGGTGGGGCGGCTTCTCGTCGAGGAAGCGCTTGAGGTCGGCCGCGCTGTCGGCGGACGCGCCCGGTCGCTCGCCCCACCCGCGGTCCGTGTCGTCCGAGGACTGCTGGTCCAGCGGGTCGTCGAAGATCAGCGCGGCTTTCGGCCCACGCGGCTCACGTGGCTCGTTCGGGTCACGCGGGTCGGGGGCGGCGGCAGGGGTGCTCATGCCTCCAGGGTACGGTCAGCGCGATTTTCCGGCGGTTATCTGTTGTGCTGGGGCCCATGACGTCCAGCCACGACTCCACCGCACCGCTGCGCAGGCTCACCGCGCGCGGGCCGGGCGAGGCGCATCGGGTCGCCTCGCCGCTCGAGCTCTTCTTCGACCTGTGCTTCGTCGTGGCCATCGCCCAGGCGGGCGTCCAACTGGTGCACGCCGTGGCCGAGTCCCACGCGGGCGAGGGAATCCTCAACTACGCGATGGTCTTCTTCGCCATCTGGTGGGCCTGGATGAACTTCACCTGGTTCGCCTCGGCGTACGACAACGACGACATCCTGTACCGGCTCGTCACGCTGCTGCAGATCGCCGGCGTCCTGATCCTCGCGGCGGGGGTCTCCCGGGCGTTCGAGGACCACGAGTTCGTGGCCGTCTGGTTGGGCTACGCGATCATGAGGTTCGCGTTGAGCTCGCAGTGGCTGCGGGTCGCGTGGTCGGCCGAGGGCGCGGAGCGGACGATGGCGCTGCGGTACGTGGGCGGGGTGCTGATATGCCAGGTCGGCTGGCTGGGGCTGCTGCTCCTGCCCGAGGACGGCAGGCTGTGGCTGTTCTTGGTGATGGCGCTGTTGGAGATGTGCGTGCCGCTGTACGCGGAGAAGGATCATCCGACCTCCTGGCATCCGCATCACATCTCGGAGCGCTACGGGCTGTTCACCATCATCGTGCTGGGCGAGACGATCGCCGCGGCCACGGTCGCCGTGAAGTCGGGCTTCGACGAGAACGACGAGTTGGGCAAGGTGCTGCCGATCGCTGCGGGCGGCCTGTTGACCATCTTCGCGGCCTGGTGGATCTACTTCGTGGTGCCCATCCACGGTCATCTGCGCTCCAGCAGGCAGGCGTTCCTGTGGGGCTACGGCCACTACGTCGTCTTCGCCTCGGCGGCGGCGATCGGGGCGGGTCTGGAGGTGGCGGTCGAGCAGGCGGTGGGTCAGGCCTCGATCTCGACGCTCGCCGCGTCGGCCGCCGTGACCCTGCCGACGGCGCTGTACCTGATCGCCGTCTGGGCGCTGCACGCCCGCCACTACAAGGTGGGCCCTGCCCAGCAGGCGGTGCTGCCGGTCACCGCGCTGCTGGTGGTCTGCTGCACCTTCCTGGGCGGCTGGGCGGTCCTCGCGGCCGGCCTGGTGTCGGCGCTGGCGGTGGCGACCGGGGTGACGCTGACGGCGCGCGCCGCCGCACGGGAGGGCGCGGCGCGGACTTCGAGCGCGGCGGTGTGACACCCACCGTGCGCGGTGCGGACTGGGCGAGACTGGCCGGCATGACAGTTGACGCTCTGACGGACGTCGCCGGCCTCCGGGTGGGACACGCCACCCGCACCGGCGACGGTTGGCTCACCGGCACCACGGTCGTGCTCGCCCCCGAGGGTGGGGCGGTGGCTGCGGTGGACGTGCGCGGCGGCGGCCCCGGCACGAAGGAGACCGACGCCCTGGATCCGCGCAACGTGGTGCAGCGGGTCGAGGCGATCGTGCTGACCGGCGGCAGCGCCTACGGGCTCGACGCGGCGTCCGGTGTGATGGCCTGGCTGGAGGAGCAGCGGCGCGGGGTGCGGGTCGGGCCCGATCCGGCGCACGTCGTGCCGGTGGTGCCCGCTGCCTGCGTATTCGACCTGGGGCGGGGCGGCGACTTCCGGGCCCGCCCGGACGCGGCCACCGGCCGGGCCGCGGTCGAGGCGGCCGCGGCGACCGAGTTCGGTGCGCGGGTGCGGCAGGGGTGCGTGGGCGCCGGGACGGGCACGGTGGCCGGGGCGATGAAGGGCGGGGTGGGCAGCGCCTCCGTCGTCTTGGACTCGGGGGTAACGGTGGCCGCGCTGGTGGTGGCCAACGCGGCGGGGTCGGTGACGGATCCCGAGACGGGCGTGCTCTACGGGGAGTTGTTCCAGGGGCGCGTCGAGTACCCGGAGGCGCGGGTGCACGAGGCCGCGCGCCGGCGCATCGCCGAGGCCGCCGCGAAGAACCCGCTTCCCCCGCTGAACACGACCCTGGCGGTGGTCGCCACCGACGCGGACCTGTCGAAGGCGCAGGCTCAGAAGCTGGCGGGCACGGCGCACGACGGCATCGCGCGTGCCGTACGGCCGGTGCACCTGCTCAACGACGGGGACACCGTGTTCGCCCTGGCCACGGGTGAGCGCCCGCTCGACCGTGAGCACCCGCTCGCCCTGAACGACATCCTCGCCGCGGGCGCGGACATGGTGACCCGCGCGATCGTACGAGCCGTACGCGCCGCGGAGCCGGTGGACGGACCGGGCGGGGCGTGGCCGTCCTACTCGGAGTTGTACGGGGGCGGTGGAGAGGGGCGGGTGCATGGTTGACGCCCCAGCGTCATTCCCCCGGGCCGACCACCCAGAAGACCTCGCCCGGCTCTCCTGGGCGTCGGCGCCGGAGGACCGCCACTCCACCACTCCACACGCCGCCCCGACGACCACAGCCACGTACCCCACGAACAGGAGCCGGTCAGTCACACGGACAAGTGTGCGGGCGCAGGAGCGCCGAGCAACAGGGGTTCCACGGCGTCCCCGTATGTCACGGCGTCTCTGTAAGCCACGGCGTCCCCCGCAGTCGGGTCGCGTCGGGCCGGGCCGCGAAAACCGTTTCGAGCGCCGTGGCGGTCGCTTCTACCGTGACCTGGTGACGGCTCAGGTGATCGTGTTGAACGGCGGGTCCAGCTCGGGCAAGTCCGGGATCGTCCGGTGTCTGCAGGCGGTGCTGCCGGATCCGTGGCTTGCCGCCGCGATCGACTCGCTGGTGGAGGCGCTGCCGGCTTCCCTGCGGCCGTCGGACGCGGGGATCGAGTTCGCCGCGGACGGCGGCGTGAACATCGGATCGGAGTTCCGGGAGCTTCAGGCGGCGTGGATGGAAGGGGTCGCCGCGATGGCCCGTGCGGGCGCCCGGGTCGTCGTCGACGACGTCTTCCTCGGCGGAGCGAGGTCTCAGGAGGGGTGGCGGCAGGTTCTCGGTGGGCTGGACGTGTTGTGGGTCGGCGTCAGGTGCGAGGGCGCGGTCGCCGCGGGCCGCGAGGTCGCCCGCGGGGATCGGATCCTGGGAATGGCCGCCTCGCAGGCGGAGACGGTCCACCGGGGGGGCTACGACCTGGAGGTGGACACCTCGCGCACGGGTCCCTGGACTGTGCGCGGACCGTCGCCGCCCGAGTCACGTGATCGAGGCGGAAGTGACGCCAGGGCGTGGGTGATTGTCCCGGTTCTGTCACGTCATGGCGTTCGCGGGGGCTGCGGGGAACCTCGGCGGGTGTCGGGGCCCTCCTTCTCCACGTACTGCAGCGAACCACGCCCATCACATGAAGCTGGAGCAGCCCGTGACAACGCCGGACAAAGCAGCGCGCCGCGCACTGGGAGCCTGTGCCGTTCTGGCGGTCGGCGCCCTGACCCTGACCGCTTGCGGCGGGAGCGCCAACGCCAAGAGCGACGACGCCAAGGGCGGCAAGAGCACCGCCAAGACGTCCTCCGCGAAGATCGTCATCTCGGCGAAGGACGGCTCGACGGGCGCGTCGATCAACGCGACCGGCGTGAAGGTCAGCGACGGCACGCTGACCGACGTGAAGATGACGGTCGCCGGGTCGGGGCAGGCCGTGCCGGGCGCGATATCCGCGAACGGCAGCGTCTGGAAGCCGAAGGAGCAGCTGGAGCGCGGGACGAAGTACCAGATATCGGCGACCGCGAAGGATGCGAGCGGCAAGACCGCCGCCGCCAACTCCATCTTCACCACGGTCTCTTCGGCCAACAGCTTCATCGGGACGTACACCCCGGACAACGGTACGACGGTGGGTGTGGGGATGCCGGTGTCGTTCACCTTCGACAAGGTGATCGGCGACAAGAAGGCCGTGCAGTCGCACATCTCGGTCACCTCCAGCAGCGGTCAGCAGGTGGTCGGGCACTGGTTCGGGGCGCAGCGGCTCGACTTCCGGCCCGAGGAGTACTGGAAGGCCGGCTCCAAGGTCACGATGAAGATCGACCTGGACGGTGTGGAGGGCGCGAACGGCGTCTTCGGCGTCCAGGAGAAGACCGTCAGCTTCACCATCGGGCGGTCGCAGGTCTCCACGGTCGACGTGAACACGCAGACCATGACGGTGGTGCGGGACGGGCAGACCCTGAAGACGGTGCCGATCTCGTCGGGCAGCGCGCAGCACACCACGTACAACGGGCAGATGGTGATCTCCGAGAAGTTCACGCAGACCCGGATGAACAGCCAGACGGTCGGTCTGGGCGGGGAGTACGACATCCCGGATGTGCCGCACGCGATGCGGTTGACGCAGTCCGGCACCTTCATCCACGGCAACTACTGGTACAACAAGGGCAATCCGCCGTTCGGTCGCGAGGGCACCAGCCACGGTTGCGTCGGGCTCGCGGACGTGCAGGGCGCGCAGGGCGACACGCCCGCCAA
This window of the Streptomyces sp. NBC_01275 genome carries:
- the mscL gene encoding large conductance mechanosensitive channel protein MscL; translated protein: MSEKKKDPSLWQGFKAFLMRGNVVDLAVAVVIGAAFTNIVNSVVKGLINPLVGAFGTKNLDNYSSCLKDPCKVAADGTVTSGVPILWGSVLSATLTFVITAAVVYFLMVLPMSKYLAKQEARRKAKEGTQEVIEVTELEVLKEIRDALIAQRGSGHDGR
- a CDS encoding Ig-like domain-containing protein; this translates as MTTPDKAARRALGACAVLAVGALTLTACGGSANAKSDDAKGGKSTAKTSSAKIVISAKDGSTGASINATGVKVSDGTLTDVKMTVAGSGQAVPGAISANGSVWKPKEQLERGTKYQISATAKDASGKTAAANSIFTTVSSANSFIGTYTPDNGTTVGVGMPVSFTFDKVIGDKKAVQSHISVTSSSGQQVVGHWFGAQRLDFRPEEYWKAGSKVTMKIDLDGVEGANGVFGVQEKTVSFTIGRSQVSTVDVNTQTMTVVRDGQTLKTVPISSGSAQHTTYNGQMVISEKFTQTRMNSQTVGLGGEYDIPDVPHAMRLTQSGTFIHGNYWYNKGNPPFGREGTSHGCVGLADVQGAQGDTPAKWFYDHSLIGDVVIVKNSPDKTVSPDNGLNGWNLPWAEWTAGSAG
- a CDS encoding MFS transporter, whose product is MASTVSIGYGQLLRTRGAWTFLLPGFAARQPFAMLTISIVLLVQHTTGSYGAAGAAAAVTGVSMALCAPYSGRLADRYGQRAVLIPGVLVHTLSGLTLTALALSHAPLWALFAAAAPTGASVPQIGPMVRARWGVTLKDSPLLTTAAAFESVTDELTFVFGPLLATALCTAVNPAAGLVTEAALTLVGGLLFAAQKSTQPQVHLAGHARVEHASALSVPGVRVLIVTFLGIGSVFGGMQVSLAAFTESIGEPGLNGVLYGTFAAGNMLSGLVCGAVAWKAAPQQRLVVGYAALALTASGLWAAHSVLVLAGLGLLVGMCIAPALITGYTLVEGLVPAGARTEAFTWLTGAVALGQAVAVTVAGQLEDRFWGGAGFLVPMGGTLLALGTLLALRSQLAARPRGRTVARGVGHRVPVTVD
- a CDS encoding P1 family peptidase codes for the protein MTVDALTDVAGLRVGHATRTGDGWLTGTTVVLAPEGGAVAAVDVRGGGPGTKETDALDPRNVVQRVEAIVLTGGSAYGLDAASGVMAWLEEQRRGVRVGPDPAHVVPVVPAACVFDLGRGGDFRARPDAATGRAAVEAAAATEFGARVRQGCVGAGTGTVAGAMKGGVGSASVVLDSGVTVAALVVANAAGSVTDPETGVLYGELFQGRVEYPEARVHEAARRRIAEAAAKNPLPPLNTTLAVVATDADLSKAQAQKLAGTAHDGIARAVRPVHLLNDGDTVFALATGERPLDREHPLALNDILAAGADMVTRAIVRAVRAAEPVDGPGGAWPSYSELYGGGGEGRVHG
- a CDS encoding FmdB family zinc ribbon protein; its protein translation is MPTYQYQCTECGEGLEAVQKFTDDALTECPNCGGRLKKVFSAVGIVFKGSGFYRNDSRGSSSSSSPATSKSSSESKSSDSKPSTSSTSSSDSKSKSSSTGSSSSSSSAA
- a CDS encoding S-methyl-5'-thioadenosine phosphorylase, whose protein sequence is MANAEIGVIGGSGFYSFLDNVTEIQVDTPYGSPSDSLFLGEIAGRRVAFLPRHGRGHHLPPHRINYRANLWALRSVGVRQVLGPCAVGGLRPEYGPGTLLVPDQLVDRTKSRVGTYFDGLPLPDGTVPNVVHVSLADPYCPTGRAAALKAARGREWEPVDGGTLVVIEGPRFSTRAESLWHQAQGWSVVGMTGHPEAALARELELCYTSLTLVTDLDAGAESGEGVSHEEVLRVFASNVDRLRDVLFDAVAALPSTGERDCLCTNALGGLNPGFELP
- a CDS encoding low temperature requirement protein A; protein product: MTSSHDSTAPLRRLTARGPGEAHRVASPLELFFDLCFVVAIAQAGVQLVHAVAESHAGEGILNYAMVFFAIWWAWMNFTWFASAYDNDDILYRLVTLLQIAGVLILAAGVSRAFEDHEFVAVWLGYAIMRFALSSQWLRVAWSAEGAERTMALRYVGGVLICQVGWLGLLLLPEDGRLWLFLVMALLEMCVPLYAEKDHPTSWHPHHISERYGLFTIIVLGETIAAATVAVKSGFDENDELGKVLPIAAGGLLTIFAAWWIYFVVPIHGHLRSSRQAFLWGYGHYVVFASAAAIGAGLEVAVEQAVGQASISTLAASAAVTLPTALYLIAVWALHARHYKVGPAQQAVLPVTALLVVCCTFLGGWAVLAAGLVSALAVATGVTLTARAAAREGAARTSSAAV